The sequence aattttgttttattcaTTCCTATTAATACCCTTTTTagaaatatacatatttttttttatgaaatatacatattatattttttttaatatatttttatattcgaAAATAACTTCTTTTTCTTGTTATaagaattattatattatcatcctttttttatttgattttttattgttataaatgtattagataaaaaaaagataaatgtcttattttaatttattatttttacaatatattaattcttcattattttattattttaaaataatatgacATACTTTAAAGTTTGGttattcaaataaataaattcccaaataaaaaagtgaaaattaAAGTAAATGAATATATGCACATTTCCATTTAAcaataaaaagagaaaaaataatttatgagaacaaatttttttttattctattcaaaaaaatgaaaatataaataatagacataatttttcattattttgcctttattttttttttttaaaataacaaaattcattaaaaaaaatttattatagaaaaatatatatatatatatatatatatatatatatatatagaatattTGTTCTAATAAATTAATGCACTTGCATATGCAAAAAGGTGCAaataacttttatttatttttagtattaTAAATGCTAAAATTgaatattatttcaaaaatgttTTACAAGAATATGCCATATACAGCATATATTACTTTTCATTATGTGAATTTTTACTAAAGTAAAAAGGGcattttatattcttattttttcatataaaattagAACTATTATTATGAGTcttcaatatatataaaaaagaaaacaaataaatatatatcttatGATATTGTATTCCTATTCATtgttatatatgtatatatgtattattatattttatttcatttttatatagtttttactatttacttattaagtaatatttttttgcttCTTTTTGTTCTATCATGATAATGTAATAATATTagtaattaatattttttaaatatttcattttctgcTTTATAGACTTTCagttttttcataatttttaaattattatttttatttattttacaaagGATGATTAGTAAGCATcataataaaacaatttgAAGGAATAAGTAGAAATgtagaagaaaatattaaaataatataatagaataattaaaaataaaatgattatattaaaatattatattttggcatttttgttttatacaATATTATTTAACTATTTAAGTCTCTTAACAAAAGGAGTAAAATTAAGCAAGCATAGAAATAGAAAGAATAGtcaatttaatattttttctaatataaataattttgaaaatacaGAAAATAATGTGGAGAACAATTTAGATATTAATGATTATTTTAATGGcgataaaaaaggaaatgtagaaaataataatgttaaATATCAtaatgaaatgaaaaatataaaaaataatcataatGCAGACATAATTTATACAACAGATatgataaatgaaaataataataattatgaaaaaaaaaatgcatttaatacaaatatagaaaaaaaaattatatctaCAAAAAATGGATATATTACTAATGATTATATTCATCCTCCGGATATTTATTTACAATCttttaatgtaaaaaaaaaaaataataaatcattaaataaaaagtacatagaaaattcaaatattgaattaaaaaataaattaaattattcattaaatCCAGCATTAACTTTAGTAGCCTCAAGAGCAGTTGATGGATTATTAGGAGGAGTTCATCAACATATGCAAGGGCCATTTGCTTTGAATCCAGATGGAAATAATTCTCCACTTAGTAATCCTATAGTTACTCCTAATTTGTATCCAAGTCCTCATATGCCTCCCCCTAATGTGGCTAATGGAATACCTCCTCCCGGTTCACCTCCAAATATTTCACCACCACCCCCTGGAACTCCTCCTCCAAATGCTCCTCCAGCAGCCCCTGGTGCTCCTCCTACTCCCGTTCCTCCACCTCCTCCTAATTCGGTGATGTCCAATTCTATGAATGCATCTATGCCTCTTAATGCAATCAGTCAAAACCCTAATTTTAACATTCATCCCACTGCATCTAATTTGAGAGATGATCCTGGTAATGTTACTTATAATGAGATAGTTAGTATAACAATAGGTGTAGTTTTAAGTCTCcttcttttttgttttatttctGGTTGTCTAATTAAAATGTGTAaaccaaaaaaaagaagaagataatatataaacaaatacatatatatacaactttaaattataaaatcttccaaaaaattcatatacatatatttcaaaagatttttctatatattttataatacataaatatatatattattcttctaaatataaatattattaaaattgtatttttttttttgtttattagtTATTCcatagaaatttttttttatacatcatttatcttttattttttttttttttattaatattattcaattaaattttattgtaaaatttattgatacttctttataattttagaattaattaatttaaaaaccttttactatttatatgtttataCATATACGTATTTTGTTTGAAAAtttctaaaattatttatataagaaaaatttaaaaagaaaaattaaaaataaagaaatatttttttctctttttttttttttttgtttttttttaaataatataaaatatagtaATTTCTTAAAAcattacttttttaattacacaTTTAAGTAAACATTTCTAATATAACTTTCATTTTACTATGATAgaataaaaagttttttttccTAATCTTAAAATTgcataataattattatgtaCTTGCAAGAAATGacttatatttaattgaagtttaGGATTGGTTACAAGATTCCtgtttaaatatatacagtTTTGGTTTATTTTCTCCTTTGCTTCTTTATTTGTAGCAGCTATTTCAAATTTTCTTAACATTTGCAAAATGTCTATtttgttttcatttaaatcttctttattaatttcaagaaatggaaaaatttttaaatcttcAATATCttcaattttataattttcttcatttttcatcattttattcattttatgaatttttttaacagTTTCCTTTCCATATACATATGATGTTACACTGTCAGAAAGCTTTTTCTTTGCTTTGttaatttcttcttcataAGTTTTCTGAAAATTTATGGaatctttattattagttGTATCACctatattttcaatttcatTAAAGTTACTAGAATTACTATTTGTATAATTGTCTATTTGATGACTTGTATCAATATTTATATCTGTTAACATATCAGTATATGATTGAACTTTTTCATCTTctatatttcttaaaaaattcCAAAATAAATAGGGAGGGTTATAAGACTTATCAATCCATATAGGTAATTTTCTATTCTCATTAAATAAAGATTTGCTATAtttaacattatttttatgtactAATAAATTGGTGGTTAAACCAAATAATTGagttttaaaaatgttttgGCAAAGTTCAATACCTGATTGTATATTACCCCATTGATCAGAACCCCCTATTTGAATATaagttttaaaattttgaaataaatataagaaatcGAAAGACTGTAATGTTACATAGTTTAAATCTTTTAATgttagatttttttttaatttttttaaaaagcattcttttcttaataatttattaacaGATAAATGTTCtccatattttaaaaagtcaATGATGTTCATTTTATCGTaccatatattattttttaaaatggtTAAAGatccttttttttctgattCGTAAGTAAATTCTTTACTAGATGATAAATTGCTTCTTTcaataatttcatttaaattttttttacttaattcGTTTTGAaggaataaattaattatattgtttcttatattcttttcattttcacAAATTTCTTCATCTAATGTCTTTTTTCTTTCGGTATTTTGAAAAGACGGATCTCCTATTTTTGTTGTGCTGCTTCccaataaaattattatatctgTCATGTAATTTCTTAAAGTATCTAATGTAATTAATGGTATTAAATTTCCTAAATGTAAGTATTTACAATTTAAATCTATTCCTACATATACggattttctatattttctctctttttcattttcattcttacataatattttatcaatACCTTTTATATCGCTAACATAATGAATTAGTTTTCTTtcatacaatttttttaatgcttTAGATTTTACTTCATAAGTCCCTACATTACTATCTTGGATTTTAGTACTAAATAATTGAGGaacactttttttataacattttatatataaaagataattaaatatcaatataagttttaataatataaaataagttTTTATCATCATATAATTCAAccattttatttcattttacataaatacatttttcttttaaagaaAGACTTCCTGTATATTCTTTAACgattaattaatatttttaaataaactatttttatttcttcttattcttataaaaagtattaaaatttttcttgtCAAAAGAAAtagtaatataattttaaaagaataattcttttcttttatttatatttctatttttttttttttttcatttttctaaataaatttttttgagcaaataaatttatgtgtcatattttttatattttaaatattttactttgattcttatataatattcatatgcataaatatataaattttttttttttaatttatattatatatatatatatatatatatgtaaatatttttatgaaataatcATAAACATAAGATGACTAATTatcattttaaataatgtttATATTAAGCAAAAAGTTGTTCTTATCTTTTGAAATCCCTTTTAGTAAAATTCGAAAAATTACAGCACGTTCATCAGGGCCAGGAGGACAAAGTGTTAATAAGGTTAGgagttattatttttatgtttatataagaacatataaattttaaataactttatatatatacattcattttaaaatttctttttatttaatatttattgaaAGGCAGAAACAAAAGTTCAACTCCGATTTAATGTAGATGAGGCTAATTGGATTCCTCCTAATGTTAAAGAGaatttaaagtaaaaaaaaaaaaaatttccataataataataatgatttatATTGTATATTTCTAATAtgttacttttatttttatacaaaaacctcagaaaaatttataaaaataaattgaacAAATTTAATGATCTAATTATTGAGTGTGAAGGTCAATAAGAAAACATAAACTTAGACAAAATatgaattaataattttaatattatttattaaaattaaaaaaattttaaattttatataaaacacaatgttgttttttttttttttttttactttagaAACCTCTTCACAAATATcgaattataaaatatgtgcagaaaaattaaaatctaTTCTTGATGAAGCAGAAGTGTGAATTATAAAGCAtattaataaacaaataagagcaaatatatatatttttatattttcaaattttcatcatttttatttacacctttatatattatttgttaatctatttttttttttcttttatatgtattttatcTTAGAATTACAAAGAAAGAGTTAAAAATACTTCAGTTAAAGATTATATTCACTTAATTAAATCAAGCGAGCAAGTAAtacaatatataatttttattttatatttctaatataatattactttattttgttattatcatattttatCCTCATtactatattattataatttttcttttggtTATGagtattttcttcattttaaatatcatcttttt comes from Plasmodium relictum strain SGS1 genome assembly, chromosome: 9 and encodes:
- a CDS encoding tyrosine--tRNA ligase, putative; amino-acid sequence: MIKTYFILLKLILIFNYLLYIKCYKKSVPQLFSTKIQDSNVGTYEVKSKALKKLYERKLIHYVSDIKGIDKILCKNENEKERKYRKSVYVGIDLNCKYLHLGNLIPLITLDTLRNYMTDIIILLGSSTTKIGDPSFQNTERKKTLDEEICENEKNIRNNIINLFLQNELSKKNLNEIIERSNLSSSKEFTYESEKKGSLTILKNNIWYDKMNIIDFLKYGEHLSVNKLLRKECFLKKLKKNLTLKDLNYVTLQSFDFLYLFQNFKTYIQIGGSDQWGNIQSGIELCQNIFKTQLFGLTTNLLVHKNNVKYSKSLFNENRKLPIWIDKSYNPPYLFWNFLRNIEDEKVQSYTDMLTDINIDTSHQIDNYTNSNSSNFNEIENIGDTTNNKDSINFQKTYEEEINKAKKKLSDSVTSYVYGKETVKKIHKMNKMMKNEENYKIEDIEDLKIFPFLEINKEDLNENKIDILQMLRKFEIAATNKEAKEKINQNCIYLNRNLVTNPKLQLNISHFLQVHNNYYAILRLGKKTFYSIIVK